Proteins encoded within one genomic window of Brassica rapa cultivar Chiifu-401-42 chromosome A09, CAAS_Brap_v3.01, whole genome shotgun sequence:
- the LOC103839368 gene encoding probable calcium-binding protein CML16: protein MASAKPTDQIKQLKDIFTRFDMDGDGSLTQLELAALLRSLGIKPRGDQISLLLNQIDRNGNGSVEFDELVVAILPDLNEEVLINQEQLMEVFRSFDRDGNGQITAAELAGSMAKMGHPLTYRELTEMMTEADSNGDGVISFNEFAHIMAKSAADFLGLTAA from the coding sequence ATGGCGTCCGCGAAACCAACCGATCAGATCAAACAGCTCAAAGACATCTTCACTCGCTTCGACATGGACGGCGACGGAAGCCTCACACAGCTCGAGCTCGCCGCTCTCCTCCGTTCCCTCGGCATCAAACCCCGCGGCGATCAAATCTCTCTCCTCCTCAACCAAATCGACCGTAACGGTAACGGCTCCGTCGAGTTCGACGAGCTCGTCGTCGCGATTCTCCCCGACCTCAACGAGGAGGTGCTCATTAACCAGGAGCAGCTCATGGAGGTTTTCCGTTCGTTCGATCGTGACGGTAACGGTCAAATCACGGCGGCGGAGCTTGCGGGGTCGATGGCTAAAATGGGACATCCGTTGACTTATCGCGAGTTGACGGAGATGATGACGGAGGCTGATTCTAACGGTGACGGTGTTATTAGTTTTAATGAGTTTGCGCATATCATGGCTAAATCCGCCGCTGATTTTCTTGGATTAACTGCTGCTTAA
- the LOC103839367 gene encoding glutamyl-tRNA(Gln) amidotransferase subunit A, chloroplastic/mitochondrial, which produces MLSTLQPPRSLTLLPFRRFHGSKTIASLASSSPTLDASSVSPPQSQILTTRRSLLSGETTASEIAKSYLSRIRLTEPQLKCFLHVSENVLKEAQEIDQRISRGEEVGPLAGVVIGVKDNICTEGMPSTAASRILEHYRPPFDATAVKKIKEMGGIVVGKTNMDEFGMGSTTEASAFQVTANPWDLTRVPGGSSGGSAAAVAARQCMVSLGSDTGGSVRQPASFCGVVGLKPTYGRVSRFGLMAYASSLDVIGCFGSTVADAGMLLHAVSGYDRFDSTSSKQDVPEFDTQFLSMDSFESKPLKGVRVGLIRETLEEGVDSGVRSATQEAASHLEALGCVVTEVSLPSFSLGLPAYYVIASSESSSNLSRYDGVRYGNQVMADELNKLYECSRGQGFGGEVKMRILMGTYALSAGYYDAYYKRAQQVRTLIRKDFKAALDHNDILISPAAPSAAYKIGEKKDDPLAMYAGDIMTVNVNLAGLPAIVLPCGLVEGGPSGLPVGLQMIGAAFDEEKLLKVGHIFEQTLKGSGFVPPTLPNVA; this is translated from the exons ATGTTATCGACATTGCAGCCGCCGCGCTCTCTCACTCTCCTCCCTTTCCGACGATTCCACGGCTCCAAAACAATCGCATCCCTAGCTTCTTCCTCTCCGACCCTCGACGCTTCCTCCGTCTCTCCTCCACAATCCCAGATCCTCACCACTCGTCGCTCTCTCCTCTCCGGCGAAACCACAGCTTCCGAGATCGCGAAATCTTACCTCTCCCGCATCCGTCTCACCGAGCCTCAGCTCAAATGCTTCCTCCACGTGTCCGAGAACGTTCTCAAAGAGGCTCAAGAGATAGACCAGAGAATCTCCAGAGGCGAGGAAGTGGGCCCTCTCGCCGGAGTTGTGATCGGCGTCAAGGATAACATCTGCACTGAAGGTATGCCTTCCACCGCCGCTTCTCGCATCCTAGAGCATTACCGTCCTCCGTTCGACGCCACGGCGGTGAAGAAGATCAAGGAGATGGGAGGGATCGTTGTTGGGAAAACCAATATGGATGAGTTCGGAATGGGAAGCACAACTGAAGCTTCTGCCTTTCAG GTAACTGCGAATCCATGGGACTTGACACGTGTACCGGGAGGTTCATCAGGAGGCTCAGCAGCAGCTGTTGCGGCGAGACAATGTATGGTGTCTCTTGGGAGTGATACTGGTGGGAGCGTGAGGCAGCCAGCTTCCTTCTGTGGTGTCGTTGGACTTAAGCCTACTTATGGGCGTGTTTCTAGGTTTGGACTTATGGCTTACGCATCTTCGTTGGATGTGATTGGTTGCTTTGGCTCTACGGTTGCTGATGCTGGGATGCTTCTTCATGCTGTTTCTGGGTATGATAGGTTTGACTCCACCAGTAGCAAACAA GATGTGCCTGAGTTTGATACACAGTTTCTTTCTATGGATTCTTTTGAATCTAAACCATTAAAGGGGGTGAGAGTTGGTCTCATTCGCGAGACGCTTGAAGAAGGTGTTGATTCTGGAGTGAGATCTGCAACTCAGGAAGCTGCTTCTCATTTAGAAGCATTGGGTTGTGTAGTAACAGAG GTCTCTCTTCCTTCATTCTCTCTTGGACTACCAGCTTACTATGTGATTGCCTCATCTGAATCATCTTCCAATCTATCACGTTATGATGGTGTCAG ATATGGGAATCAAGTTATGGCTGACGAGCTCAATAAGTTGTATGAATGTTCGCGTGGTCAAGGATTTGGCGGGGAG gtGAAAATGAGGATTTTAATGGGAACATATGCACTCTCGGCTGGTTACTACGATGCATACTACAAGCGAGCACAACAG GTGAGAACACTAATTAGAAAAGACTTCAAAGCGGCGTTAGATCATAATGATATCCTTATCTCACCCGCAGCTCCGTCTGCTGCATACAAGATTGGTGAAAAGAAAGATGATCCATTGGCAATGTATGCTGGAGACATTATGACG GTTAATGTAAATCTTGCAGGACTTCCTGCGATTGTATTACCATGTGGATTAGTTGAAGGAGGTCCCTCGGGTTTACCGGTTGGTCTTCAAATGATTGGTGCAGCCTTTGATGAG GAGAAATTGCTGAAAGTTGGTCACATATTTGAGCAGACTCTCAAAGGTTCAGGCTTTGTTCCTCCAACGTTGCCAAATGTAGCCTAA
- the LOC103839366 gene encoding uncharacterized protein LOC103839366 isoform X1: protein MCSLSIRKPPNSSFIFPKFAPLLVRHRFTLPLLKPRSVRVVASLSGASWVSQASKDKYGGWSLIQDDPPLPHSKSTKKWRNVVITGVGSSLALLLATLAYFSVSRKGFRFSFSNPLHSSSVDLNQNENEESVEKTSASESDTEGVDYVSDTVDTSSSALKAHPITTPVSVDAAQQEAIAVLKKLKIIEDDVMGDELCTRREYARWLVRLNSLLERNPKHRIVPAVALAGSSVPAFEDVNITDPDFEYIQALAEAGITSSKLSGNDISFHPENFVSRLDLVNWKAELECDLHPEIMQEISRTKVDYIDTKDLNPDMSLGFYLDFLMGDKSTIRNVFGRIKRFQPSRPVTKAQAAAALTTGKMAKAISEELSRLEAESFSQKAEMEEIRSELLEKGEIRQLWDEKLQVERSRGVAMEELYLSRVNELEQEKVSQLKWFAERLKEKAAIDCQKQLVTSLREDIDEMSQRLTTDESVYMVEHSELQKMLSELQSKLESVLDKRSILEAEVEALRILRTWVEDEAKASQARAKVLEEAGRRWKWNDHS, encoded by the exons ATGTGCTCTCTTTCGATTAGAAAGCCACCAAATTCATCCTTCATCTTCCCAAAATTCGCTCCTTTACTTGTACGACATCGTTTCACCCTCCCATTACTCAAACCGCGGAGTGTCCGCGTCGTCGCGTCTCTCTCCGGTGCCTCATGGGTCTCTCAAGCTTCCAAAGACAAATACGGTGGCTGGTCTCTTATTCAAGACGACCCTCCTCTTCCTCACTCGAAAAGTACAAAAA AGTGGAGGAACGTTGTAATCACTGGTGTTGGATCATCACTCGCTCTTCTGTTAGCTACTCTTGCTTACTTCTCAGTCTCCAGAAAAG GGTTTAGGTTTAGCTTTAGCAATCCGTTGCATAGTTCAAGTGTGGATTTGAATCAGAATGAGAATGAAGAGAGTGTTGAGAAGACTTCTGCTTCTGAGTCAGACACTGAAGGCGTTGACTATGTTTCAGATACTGTTGACACTT CATCATCAGCCCTGAAAGCTCACCCTATCACCACTCCAGTTTCAGTAGATGCTGCTCAACAAGAAGCaatagcagttttaaagaaACTAAAG ATAATTGAAGATGATGTAATGGGAGACGAGTTGTGCACAAGACGAGAGTATGCTAGATGGCTAGTTCGTTTAAATTCGTTACTAGAGAG AAATCCAAAGCACAGGATTGTGCCAGCAGTAGCTTTAGCTGGCTCTTCAGTTCCTGCATTTGAAGATGTGAATATTACAGACCCTGACTTCGAGTACATTCAAG CCTTGGCAGAGGCAGGCATTACATCCAGCAAGCTATCCGGAAACGACATTAGTTTTCATCCTGAAAA TTTTGTTTCCCGGCTCGATTTGGTTAACTGGAAAGCTGAATTGGAGTGTGATTTACATCCTGAAATCATGCAAGAG ATATCAAGGACAAAGGTAGACTATATCGATACAAAGGATCTCAATCCTGACATGTCCCTCGGCTTCTACTTGGACTTCTTGATGGGAGACAAGAGTACAATCAGAAACGTTTTCG GTAGGATCAAGCGGTTTCAGCCGAGTAGACCTGTCACAAAAGCACAAGCAGCTGCAGCATTAACAACCGGTAAAATGGCGAAAGCTATTTCAGAAGAGCTGTCAAGGTTAGAAGCAGAGTCCTTCTCCCAGAAAGCTGAGATGGAAGAAATAAGATCAGAGTTGCTTGAAAAGGGAGAGATAAGGCAACTTTGGGATGAGAAGCTTCAGGTAGAGAGATCCAGAGGAGTTGCAATGGAAGAGCTCTATCTCTCCAGGGTTAATGAACTAGAACAAGAAAAGGTTTCTCAGCTGAAGTGGTTTGCGGAGCGTTTGAAAGAGAAAGCAGCCATAGATTGTCAAAAACAGTTGGTTACTAGCTTGAGAGAAGATATTGATGAGATGTCTCAGAGGCTAACAACGGATGAATCTGTTTATATGGTTGAGCATAGCGAGTTACAAAAGATGCTGAGTGAGTTACAGTCCAAACTTGAGTCGGTGCTTGATAAAAGATCTATCCTTGAAGCTGAAGTGGAAGCTCTTAGAATTCTCAG AACTTGGGTAGAGGATGAAGCAAAGGCAAGCCAAGCAAGGGCTAAGGTTCTAGAGGAAGCGGGAAGAAGATGGAAATGGAACGACCATTCTTGA
- the LOC103839366 gene encoding uncharacterized protein LOC103839366 isoform X2 has protein sequence MCSLSIRKPPNSSFIFPKFAPLLVRHRFTLPLLKPRSVRVVASLSGASWVSQASKDKYGGWSLIQDDPPLPHSKKWRNVVITGVGSSLALLLATLAYFSVSRKGFRFSFSNPLHSSSVDLNQNENEESVEKTSASESDTEGVDYVSDTVDTSSSALKAHPITTPVSVDAAQQEAIAVLKKLKIIEDDVMGDELCTRREYARWLVRLNSLLERNPKHRIVPAVALAGSSVPAFEDVNITDPDFEYIQALAEAGITSSKLSGNDISFHPENFVSRLDLVNWKAELECDLHPEIMQEISRTKVDYIDTKDLNPDMSLGFYLDFLMGDKSTIRNVFGRIKRFQPSRPVTKAQAAAALTTGKMAKAISEELSRLEAESFSQKAEMEEIRSELLEKGEIRQLWDEKLQVERSRGVAMEELYLSRVNELEQEKVSQLKWFAERLKEKAAIDCQKQLVTSLREDIDEMSQRLTTDESVYMVEHSELQKMLSELQSKLESVLDKRSILEAEVEALRILRTWVEDEAKASQARAKVLEEAGRRWKWNDHS, from the exons ATGTGCTCTCTTTCGATTAGAAAGCCACCAAATTCATCCTTCATCTTCCCAAAATTCGCTCCTTTACTTGTACGACATCGTTTCACCCTCCCATTACTCAAACCGCGGAGTGTCCGCGTCGTCGCGTCTCTCTCCGGTGCCTCATGGGTCTCTCAAGCTTCCAAAGACAAATACGGTGGCTGGTCTCTTATTCAAGACGACCCTCCTCTTCCTCACTCGAAAA AGTGGAGGAACGTTGTAATCACTGGTGTTGGATCATCACTCGCTCTTCTGTTAGCTACTCTTGCTTACTTCTCAGTCTCCAGAAAAG GGTTTAGGTTTAGCTTTAGCAATCCGTTGCATAGTTCAAGTGTGGATTTGAATCAGAATGAGAATGAAGAGAGTGTTGAGAAGACTTCTGCTTCTGAGTCAGACACTGAAGGCGTTGACTATGTTTCAGATACTGTTGACACTT CATCATCAGCCCTGAAAGCTCACCCTATCACCACTCCAGTTTCAGTAGATGCTGCTCAACAAGAAGCaatagcagttttaaagaaACTAAAG ATAATTGAAGATGATGTAATGGGAGACGAGTTGTGCACAAGACGAGAGTATGCTAGATGGCTAGTTCGTTTAAATTCGTTACTAGAGAG AAATCCAAAGCACAGGATTGTGCCAGCAGTAGCTTTAGCTGGCTCTTCAGTTCCTGCATTTGAAGATGTGAATATTACAGACCCTGACTTCGAGTACATTCAAG CCTTGGCAGAGGCAGGCATTACATCCAGCAAGCTATCCGGAAACGACATTAGTTTTCATCCTGAAAA TTTTGTTTCCCGGCTCGATTTGGTTAACTGGAAAGCTGAATTGGAGTGTGATTTACATCCTGAAATCATGCAAGAG ATATCAAGGACAAAGGTAGACTATATCGATACAAAGGATCTCAATCCTGACATGTCCCTCGGCTTCTACTTGGACTTCTTGATGGGAGACAAGAGTACAATCAGAAACGTTTTCG GTAGGATCAAGCGGTTTCAGCCGAGTAGACCTGTCACAAAAGCACAAGCAGCTGCAGCATTAACAACCGGTAAAATGGCGAAAGCTATTTCAGAAGAGCTGTCAAGGTTAGAAGCAGAGTCCTTCTCCCAGAAAGCTGAGATGGAAGAAATAAGATCAGAGTTGCTTGAAAAGGGAGAGATAAGGCAACTTTGGGATGAGAAGCTTCAGGTAGAGAGATCCAGAGGAGTTGCAATGGAAGAGCTCTATCTCTCCAGGGTTAATGAACTAGAACAAGAAAAGGTTTCTCAGCTGAAGTGGTTTGCGGAGCGTTTGAAAGAGAAAGCAGCCATAGATTGTCAAAAACAGTTGGTTACTAGCTTGAGAGAAGATATTGATGAGATGTCTCAGAGGCTAACAACGGATGAATCTGTTTATATGGTTGAGCATAGCGAGTTACAAAAGATGCTGAGTGAGTTACAGTCCAAACTTGAGTCGGTGCTTGATAAAAGATCTATCCTTGAAGCTGAAGTGGAAGCTCTTAGAATTCTCAG AACTTGGGTAGAGGATGAAGCAAAGGCAAGCCAAGCAAGGGCTAAGGTTCTAGAGGAAGCGGGAAGAAGATGGAAATGGAACGACCATTCTTGA